The genome window TCACCAGCACTACTCTGATCTTGCCCAGAGCACTTCTCATTCTTACCATGCATATTTTCAATCTTCCTACATCTTTAGCCACCAACTGCTGATCTAACCTCGTGTCAAGAAAGGTAACCTCAATCAAATCCAAGTCATATACCATAATCGATAGAACAATCACTGATTGCTGCCTAGTTAATTACTAACAACCACAGATTTGGCACTATGGCTATATCTAGTGAATTGTTTACAGTGTTCCTCTAGGCACTAGTCGGGTGGCAGACTAGTGCCTAGGGCCTAATCAGTTACTAGCTGGGCCTAGGCAGGGCTAGGTGGGATGGTGTTGCCTAGTGCCTAGGCGTCCACCTGGGGGGACATTGATCGCTGATGTACTATATAGTGATCAAACCACCATTTAGCACCCTAAATCGTATGGTGCAAGCATCTGCTCCATACTCACGTTTGGTGCTTTTATGTCTATATTTATTCTGGCTTTATTTGGCTACTTTGAAGCTTGACTTTTCTTAGCATATGTGatgctacaaaaattatgagTCATAAGTTGCATCTTTTGGGACTTGGATATTTTGCAGCCAAAAAAGTTACTATTGTTGATCGTAGTATAATACTCTAGCTCAGTTAGCGATAGCCCATTTGTAGTAGTGTGGTGGGTTTTGGATTACCACATGGAGAGTTGAGATAGGTTGCTAGAGCATATAAACACCCGCATACCAACTATAGCACCTCCAAGTCAACCCTTTTATATGAAGAGAAGGCAAAAGTGTAAGCATGGTGTTATGCATGAATAAGCCCGCCCCACGTCGGACAGGGGTACGCATAGAGAAGCTCAGGGTATTACATTAAGTCTAAGTTCATTCGTATGCATTGTAAAATTTTACATGTTGGTGTGTTTTGTGTCTAGTAGTCCGTCGAATCTCGTGGCTATATCAAATTTTCCAACTTATATTGAGCTTgtatttatttgctttggtgatggatgaggtcataAGGGACATTCAGGGAGATATCCCTTGGTGTATACTCTTTgctgatgatgtggtgctagttgaCAACAGTAGGATAAGGGTTAATaagaaattggagttgtggAGATATGCTTTAGAATCGAAAGGTTTTAGACTTAGTAGGGCCAAAAACCGAGTATATGAAGTGCGATTTCGGTACTATCAGGCATATGGGAGAAGATGTTAGTCTTGGTGGAGAGGTTGTTTCCAAGAAAGATACCTTTCAATATTTGGGATCGATGCTACAGAGGGATGgtgatatcgatgaagatgttagtcatagaatcaaagccggatggatgaaaTGGCGCTAAGCTTCTCCTCTGTGATAAGAGGGTGCCACAAAAGCTGAAAGATAAATTCTATAGGATGACGATTCGACCcgtgatgttgtatggcgcCAAATGTTGGCCAACTGGACATGTTAAATGTAGTAGAGATGTGTATGTTGCGATGGATTTGtggccatacaagaaaggatcggatcCGAAATAATGATATATGTGATAGGGTAGGGTTAGTgtcaattgaagaaaagcttgtcCAATATAGGTTGAGATTGTTTAGACATATCCAACAGAGGCCTCCAGAGTCACATGTGCATAGCGGGGTACTGAGGCGCACTAGTAATGTAAAGAGAGGCAGGGGTCGACCTTAatatgggaggagtctgtaaatagagacttgaaggaatggAATATCCTCAAAGAACTATCTACGGATAGAAGCTCGTGGAAGTTCTCAATCCACGTGCTAGAACTATAACATATACATCAATCTccttgtaccgttattacttttatttattttttactattactagtacctttattatcattattgttttctcatcatctttttagttggatcttgtgggttcatctctagcctaccctaacttgcttgggacaaaggctgtaTTTACTTATATTTCAGAGCGACCTGACCACTATTTCATTGCATTTGTATCCTTACTGCAGAAGCCAACTGTAGCAGGAGTTTCGAAGCACCTTTATGGGTGGCACTGGCTATTGTTCAGTCTTACAATCCGAGACGTAAAGTTCCAAGAAGTGAAATCTCCATGTCTGATTTGGAGCTGTGTTTATCAAAAGCAGCCTTCTCAGCTGCTCAGCGTTCTGGTATCGTTCTCTTTTGGCTCATTGATATAGAATCGTTTGGAAATCACTTGCACTCCTTTGAAGCTATCAGCAAGCTATCATTTCCCTTTATTTCTTTTGCATTGAATCCAATGTGATCGTCTCTCTAGCTCCTATCAGGCTTACTTATttatttccatttatttctttgAAGCGAGTATCCACATGCCCCGAATTGGTTACCAAGGTGGTTCCCAACGATCAGAATGGTACACCATAGAACGCCTGCTCAGGAAACACTCATCTCTCCATGGAATCAACATTTTTGTGTATGTGATATCACTTCATATTTGTCATTAGCTTTCATTGATATACTTGCCAATTAATTATTGCTACCATTTTTTCCTCTAACAGGTACTACTTTCAGCGTTCATCGAGGCAACAGACATATTCTAACTAGTCCATGCTGATGCTTTCTGTTCTAAGCAACACAAGCTAGGTGTAGGGATGTTTCTGTAACCTACTAGAAGAATCAGGGATTATGCAGTTagcttgtaactttttttttggggggggggggggcgctttTCTGCAGCTTAGTTGAGTAGATCGGTCAGATGAATTAGGTTTTAGGGTTTGGGCCTCTTTAGGTAAGAGTAATATGTACTATGAAAGATGGGAAACTTCAAGTTCTGTTTTCAACTGCTGTCCCTTTTGTTTGTTTGGCATGTATTTTCCTGGTCAAATCTGTCAAGTTTTGATGAAGTATCAAGTTGTAATATGTGGTTTGCCTCCTTTAATTGATGAGTAGTTATACAAGATAATCTCTGTTTACGTCAGTATTCAAGTGATGTATTCATAGCCCTTCTTTTAGCTTTTTTGCACCTGATGATCTGAACGTCTGTTTCAGGGTGACAAGGCTCATATCTCAATGCAAAATGGAGCCCTGGACCCCAGACGCAAGGTACTTACTAATTCCTTGATTCTCAATCATCTTGACTGAAGCCCAGCAGAACATAGAAATACTTTTATTCGATAGAAGTTTTCATTCACACGTATAAACAATGCAAACCATACAAAGTACTGACTATGCATCACAATTCACATATGCTCGTATGCAGAATGAAACCATGCAGATATGAGATCAGACTGAGTTCTTGATGGCCGAGCTGTATCCATCCTGGTCATCGTAGAACTTGGACCACAGCATCACGCCCCCATACTTGGTTGAGTTCTTCAATGCCGGAAGCACCTGAGACTCGAGGCTCCCCACTGGTATGAACCCAGTTCCTGCCGCATCTGGTGCAGCTGGCAACCCGAGGAAGATATATTTAGCATTGATCCCTGTTGTCCACTGGTTCCAGGAATTCATCAGGTTGGCCATGCTCCCCTGTGTGTATTGGCAAGGTGGGTTGTTGTAGAACTGAACCCACACATAGTCAAAGAGCCCTGTCTGAAGGGCTTTGCCGACCCACTGATCTGGGAAAGGACACTGCGGCGCTGCTGATAGGTACACCTCCTTCCCCTTGCCACTGTAGGCTTTGAGATATGCCGCAAGGGCTCCGTAGTAGTCTGGGTTTCCTCCCTCGATATCAAAGTCCACACCATCAAGCACTGCATCGCCAAGTGGCCTCTTATCTGATTGTCCACCGAGGAAATTGTTCCAGATATACTGGGCAAGCTTGAAAGCATCTTGCTTGGAGTTGAGCGAGTAGCCTCCAGCGCCTCCACCGATGGAAAGCATGACCTTGACACCCTTGGACTGGCAGAACTTGATGTCTGTGGTGAGGTTGGTGCAAGCATTGGAGTAGGGGTCGCAGTGGCCTGCGAGGTTTAGCTGTGGGATCTGCCCTGAGCCGAAGCTGCAGAGGAAGGCAATGTTGACGAAGGCGTAGTTGCCAGTGCCGCATGTCTCGGCAAGGGTACCCTCATTGCCGTTCTGGCCCCAGTAGATGGCAATGCTGCCGCCATGGCTCCTGGGAGCTGAGGATAAAAGGAAGACGATGAAGAGGCAGGCAACAAGGGAGTAGGAACTGTAAGTGGCCATTGCTCTTGCCTCTTTGATTCCTATAGCTCCCCACCGGGATTGTTTGTTGGTTTGGAGATGGGATGCTGCTACCTGCATGAATTGCTGATTATATATAGTGGTCTTACGAGAGGAATGCGTGCCTTGCCGTAGGGGCAGTGGTGGCGAATAAATGTCGCTTTTCAAGGTAAAATAACCCCAAGTCTACGTAGTTAAGTAGTTTAGCCTTGTGCTTCTTGCAAACCTTCCCTTTGTTCTGCTACGGTACGTTACTAGCTTCCGTTTATTTTGAAGCCGTCCTTTTCTTCGGCCAGAACAGGCTCTCCTCATGGTTAGCTCGACATCATCGTCGAGCGCCAGGCTCAGGGCACCCCTCCATCTTGGGCCTGAGCGGGACCTGCTCCTGCTTGCTTGTCCACTCTCTTGTGTGGCCTCTGGATAGGCCTACCCTCATATGGGCACTAATGCTCAAAGCACCGATTAGAAAAAGGGCAGCAGTCGGCCATGGCACACTACCcgttttcctttttatttatttttcttcaaaatcgaCCGGTTTTCCTAAAGGAGATCAACGGTTTCAGATTGATTTTTGATCGATCTTAAAACTGATGGCCTATATATGGGCCTGTGGATATATACAGTCATCATATGATATATGAACGAAGAATCTCTACTATATCAAAGACGAGTTAATTCTAACATCATATTTTCTCTCTACTCTCTTttaatctaataaaaaaatcttaaaattcgAATAAGTTACTCACTATTGCCATTCATCATCTTTTTCCAATCTTTTTGTCTCGTTACCGGTTACAGATATAGGatctgttttactaataaaaaataaataaataaattaggagaGAAATTAACATATAATCATCTCCTCTCTTTTTGGATTCTATGAAATTAAACTACGGTATAACTTTTGATGTATCTATGGTGACGCTCTCATAACGCATTATATCTGTAACTTGAGTTTATGTTTGATatcatatcaaatatttgtgttttcgtTGTAACATATGATCACTTACTGAACTTAGATGGGTGCATGAGCTACTTTATTTGGGCCTCGGGAAAGAAAAAGCAAATGAAAATGGGTGACCACCCCCACGAAAACGCAagggaaaagggaaaaagaaaattggGTGACCACCCCCACGCGCGCATTTGCTTGCTGTTTCTTTTCGATTCTCCAGGACCGATGACGATAACTCAATAAGGTAGAGGTAGGTGAGGCTCCACTTGATCGATAGTACGCGTGATGGAATCAATGGTAGCACAAATATTAAGGCATCTTATTAATGGTGAAATAATCTAAGTATACGTAAGGCAAAAGTTCATTTAACCCCTTGAACTACCGTGGAAGTCTTTTCTTTCTGAACTACAAAACCAGATATAGGACATCGTCAATTAACTGTGCAAATTACCCTTTATGACTATTCGAAGGGTGTTTTGCTCTGAGTATTGCTAATGTGACAGCAGTTTTGACACATGAGCGGCCACATCATCATTTTCTTCTCATGTGAAAATCCGATAAGCAAAATTAACaattaaaacacataaaaaatacgGTAGGACCATGTGTCATGGTCTAAGGCTTTCTTCTACCTCTGTTTTCTTCcaaccccctcccctcccctccctcctctgaaTGCATGAAGTGAGCAGGGTGCACCAACTCTCCATCTCCATCCCTTAGATTAACCAATCCGGATTAAGCTACCcgattcaaaaaccaaacaCTCTAGAGCATTGCAACAAACAAAATGAACTAATGGTAGCGGTCTGAAAAACGGACGTGgatgagaaagaaaagaggaggaagagagcacACGGTGAC of Phragmites australis chromosome 3, lpPhrAust1.1, whole genome shotgun sequence contains these proteins:
- the LOC133911321 gene encoding hevamine-A-like, with amino-acid sequence MATYSSYSLVACLFIVFLLSSAPRSHGGSIAIYWGQNGNEGTLAETCGTGNYAFVNIAFLCSFGSGQIPQLNLAGHCDPYSNACTNLTTDIKFCQSKGVKVMLSIGGGAGGYSLNSKQDAFKLAQYIWNNFLGGQSDKRPLGDAVLDGVDFDIEGGNPDYYGALAAYLKAYSGKGKEVYLSAAPQCPFPDQWVGKALQTGLFDYVWVQFYNNPPCQYTQGSMANLMNSWNQWTTGINAKYIFLGLPAAPDAAGTGFIPVGSLESQVLPALKNSTKYGGVMLWSKFYDDQDGYSSAIKNSV